The Campylobacter sp. RM16189 genome has a segment encoding these proteins:
- a CDS encoding TPM domain-containing protein, producing the protein MKKILTLLFISVAIFAADIKFPELTGRVVDEAGILKQETKDKLTEILANHENNTTNQVVVVTVNSLQGQDIESYSLKLGRHWGIGQKDKNNGVLLVVAPNEREVRIEVGYGLEGSLTDATASSIIQRIIVPKFKNSDVDQGVLQATYKILDFIDNDANNNYVTDPMEDMFFTVFASMVGGSLILVFISKLIKYRIVSDIATSVLVSSLLGFFIGVLVSAFTGSVMLSIIVAAVVTVAIFIFVFNSIRKMPRGLLKSGGYAGGGSSGGFSGGSRGGGFSGGGGSFGGGGASGRW; encoded by the coding sequence ATGAAAAAAATTTTAACCCTCTTATTTATATCCGTAGCTATTTTTGCTGCGGATATAAAATTCCCTGAGCTTACAGGCAGAGTAGTAGATGAAGCCGGAATTTTAAAACAAGAGACAAAAGATAAGCTCACAGAAATTCTTGCAAACCATGAAAACAACACTACAAATCAAGTTGTAGTAGTTACGGTAAACTCTTTACAGGGTCAAGATATAGAGTCTTACTCTTTAAAGCTTGGAAGACATTGGGGTATCGGTCAAAAAGATAAAAATAACGGTGTATTATTGGTCGTTGCTCCAAATGAAAGAGAGGTTCGTATAGAAGTAGGATATGGGCTTGAAGGCTCTTTAACGGATGCAACGGCTAGCAGTATAATACAAAGGATTATTGTTCCGAAATTTAAAAACTCGGACGTAGATCAAGGAGTATTGCAAGCAACTTATAAAATACTTGATTTTATAGATAATGATGCTAATAATAATTATGTGACAGATCCTATGGAAGATATGTTTTTTACTGTATTTGCTAGTATGGTAGGAGGCTCGCTTATCCTAGTTTTTATTAGCAAGTTGATTAAGTATAGGATTGTGAGCGACATTGCTACTTCTGTGTTAGTGTCTAGTTTGCTAGGATTTTTTATAGGAGTTCTTGTCAGTGCATTTACCGGTTCTGTTATGCTTTCTATAATAGTAGCTGCGGTTGTAACAGTGGCAATTTTTATATTTGTCTTTAACAGCATAAGAAAGATGCCAAGAGGACTTTTAAAGAGCGGCGGCTATGCGGGCGGCGGTAGCAGCGGCGGATTTAGCGGTGGAAGTAGAGGAGGCGGCTTTAGTGGCGGTGGCGGAAGCTTTGGCGGTGGCGGAGCCAGCGGTAGGTGGTAA
- a CDS encoding tetratricopeptide repeat protein, with protein sequence MKRLIFSALAICLGFSFVQAGQDYANGVNARNKGDMVSAIQFFHASCFNKNNDLACYEAGKIYEFGFGGKVKKDQSLAQQAYQKCCDKTGRSDCCSKVGKDSGGGQVQEGSDFSRYVTACEGGDSVACNKAYKISKEKFFAQKSCDLGDLDGCNDLGNFYFGANDYKKSFELWEQGCKKNHGLSCRNLAYSYREGKGVSQNVEKAIKVLEPLCEGERPQDCLVLGIIYKDDQYGKKDILKAYNFISKACASGKSKDACKVINSPEFMAVACDGGSGEACRNLGFAYAAQKDPKAVEYFVKSCEYKLAAGCTGLGFLYLKGGLIEKNEAEAKKYFKLGCDLGNKTGCDELANF encoded by the coding sequence ATGAAAAGGCTTATTTTTTCGGCTTTAGCGATATGCCTAGGTTTTTCTTTCGTGCAAGCGGGACAAGATTACGCCAATGGAGTTAATGCAAGAAATAAAGGCGATATGGTAAGTGCGATTCAGTTTTTTCACGCCAGTTGTTTTAATAAAAATAACGATTTGGCTTGCTACGAGGCGGGTAAAATTTATGAATTCGGCTTTGGTGGAAAAGTAAAAAAAGATCAGTCTTTAGCCCAACAAGCCTATCAAAAATGCTGCGATAAAACAGGCAGAAGCGATTGCTGCTCTAAAGTCGGAAAAGATAGTGGCGGAGGACAAGTTCAGGAGGGATCTGATTTTTCCAGATACGTAACCGCGTGTGAAGGCGGCGACTCCGTAGCATGCAATAAGGCTTACAAAATAAGCAAAGAGAAATTTTTTGCGCAAAAGTCTTGCGATCTTGGCGATCTTGACGGTTGCAATGATTTAGGTAATTTTTACTTCGGCGCTAATGATTACAAAAAAAGCTTTGAACTATGGGAGCAAGGTTGCAAGAAAAACCATGGGCTATCTTGCCGAAATTTAGCATATTCTTATAGAGAGGGCAAAGGCGTGAGCCAAAATGTGGAAAAAGCCATTAAAGTTTTAGAGCCTCTTTGCGAAGGCGAAAGACCTCAAGATTGCTTGGTTTTAGGGATTATATATAAAGACGATCAATACGGGAAAAAAGATATACTAAAAGCTTATAATTTTATTAGTAAGGCTTGCGCAAGCGGTAAATCCAAAGATGCTTGCAAGGTCATTAATAGTCCTGAATTTATGGCGGTGGCTTGCGATGGTGGAAGCGGCGAAGCATGCAGAAATTTAGGCTTTGCGTATGCAGCACAAAAGGATCCTAAGGCTGTTGAGTATTTTGTAAAGTCTTGCGAATATAAACTTGCCGCAGGCTGCACGGGACTAGGGTTTTTGTATTTAAAAGGTGGTTTGATCGAAAAAAATGAGGCTGAAGCTAAAAAATACTTTAAGTTAGGTTGCGATTTGGGAAATAAAACAGGCTGCGATGAGTTGGCGAATTTTTAA
- a CDS encoding RNA polymerase factor sigma-54, whose product MLRQTESLALKGKLSATLRSWLPILSSSIEELKETLEPFVADNPFVTIEHKNQSHSKKNYFTEISKNSVSDSIETYTIFKESLYDKLISQIDKPLFPTKKSQDIAKKIVECLSDEGYFEWNDEIFAGFDRSEVERVRSRFAYLEPCGVGAYDYKESFLFQLNEFELDDELESAVKFIIENFENLQNLTQNLKKMKRYDEAISIVRKFKNPPAIEYLSDSLAKIPDIFINTTSGGIEIAINDEFYPEILLDTEGLDDKNEFVSTRIKEAKDLVDALDMRKATLRKIALMIVEYQYDYFFGGDIKPMRLKDIADDLGRNPSTISRAISNKYLVCSRGTVPIKSFFSAAVDEEVSNATLKNFVANLVKNENPKKPLSDLKILELIQSEFSVSMVRRTVTKYRKALNIGSSSERKRIYMMQG is encoded by the coding sequence ATGTTGCGTCAAACAGAGTCGCTTGCCCTAAAAGGTAAGTTATCTGCCACTCTTAGAAGCTGGCTTCCGATATTAAGCTCAAGCATTGAAGAGTTAAAAGAGACTCTGGAGCCATTTGTCGCAGATAATCCTTTTGTAACCATAGAACATAAAAATCAAAGTCATTCAAAAAAGAACTACTTTACTGAAATTTCTAAAAATTCAGTTAGTGACAGTATTGAAACTTATACTATTTTTAAAGAGAGTTTGTATGATAAGCTAATATCTCAAATAGATAAACCTCTTTTCCCTACGAAAAAATCTCAAGATATCGCAAAAAAGATAGTAGAGTGCCTTAGCGACGAGGGATATTTTGAGTGGAATGATGAAATTTTTGCAGGATTTGACAGGAGTGAAGTGGAGCGCGTTAGGAGCAGATTTGCCTATCTTGAGCCGTGTGGTGTAGGGGCGTATGATTATAAAGAGAGTTTTTTGTTTCAGCTTAATGAATTTGAGCTTGATGACGAGCTTGAAAGTGCGGTTAAATTTATCATAGAGAATTTTGAAAATTTGCAGAATTTGACGCAAAATTTAAAAAAAATGAAGCGGTATGATGAGGCTATCTCCATCGTGCGTAAATTTAAAAATCCACCCGCGATCGAGTATCTAAGCGATTCGCTCGCCAAGATACCAGATATCTTTATAAACACGACAAGTGGCGGCATAGAGATAGCTATAAATGATGAGTTTTATCCTGAAATTTTGCTTGACACTGAAGGTCTTGACGATAAAAATGAGTTTGTAAGCACGCGAATTAAAGAGGCAAAAGATCTTGTTGATGCTCTTGATATGCGCAAAGCAACGCTTAGAAAGATCGCGCTCATGATAGTTGAGTATCAGTATGATTATTTTTTTGGTGGCGATATCAAGCCTATGCGCTTAAAGGATATCGCAGATGATCTAGGGCGCAATCCTTCGACCATATCTCGAGCTATCTCAAACAAATACCTTGTCTGCTCGCGCGGCACTGTGCCGATAAAAAGCTTCTTTTCAGCTGCAGTTGATGAGGAGGTTTCAAACGCTACTCTTAAAAATTTCGTTGCAAATTTAGTTAAAAATGAAAACCCTAAAAAGCCTTTAAGTGATCTTAAAATTTTAGAGCTTATCCAGTCGGAATTTAGCGTGAGTATGGTTAGACGAACCGTTACTAAATATCGAAAAGCCCTAAATATCGGAAGTTCAAGCGAGCGTAAACGTATCTATATGATGCAAGGCTAA
- a CDS encoding LemA family protein, producing MKGLAGLLVVVAIFGGIFLKYYNQVPTLDENTKEKWSQVQNQYKRRADLIPNLVSTVQGYAAHEKGVFAEVTEARSKVSQMKIDASTIEDPRKLKEFEEAQKTLGGALGRLMAISENYPQLKADQNFLALQSQLEGTENRIAVARMDYIAAVKEYNLVLRTFPGKFVAQIFHPDAKIKETFEASESEQKTPEVSFK from the coding sequence ATGAAAGGATTGGCAGGACTTTTAGTCGTAGTTGCGATTTTTGGAGGAATTTTCTTAAAATATTACAATCAAGTTCCGACACTTGATGAGAACACCAAAGAGAAGTGGTCACAGGTGCAAAACCAGTATAAAAGGCGTGCTGATCTGATACCAAATTTGGTTAGCACGGTGCAAGGATATGCGGCTCACGAAAAGGGTGTATTTGCTGAGGTTACAGAGGCTAGAAGTAAAGTTTCGCAGATGAAGATAGATGCTAGTACTATTGAGGATCCAAGAAAGCTTAAAGAATTTGAAGAGGCTCAAAAAACTCTCGGTGGAGCACTTGGAAGACTTATGGCTATTAGTGAAAACTATCCGCAGTTAAAAGCCGATCAAAATTTCTTAGCTCTTCAGTCTCAGCTTGAGGGCACTGAAAATCGCATCGCCGTAGCTAGAATGGACTATATTGCTGCAGTTAAGGAGTATAATTTAGTGCTAAGAACTTTTCCTGGTAAATTTGTAGCACAAATTTTTCATCCTGACGCTAAGATAAAAGAGACTTTTGAGGCTAGTGAAAGCGAGCAAAAGACACCGGAAGTTTCGTTTAAATAG
- a CDS encoding adenylosuccinate lyase, with amino-acid sequence MNVKQTLESLSIETADSKLFCELQSVMKKNFSKTLGHKDKVISFYDENELVQRRYFFKFISKLYEKANNQELDIKFAEYKTIKLLYKQQNSLKIIISAEVKFAKNKVNFSFKKPNSLFISYIAQKFKNSEIFTDENQKSLTIIIKDSTEAKGLDELFEKNEHMYFSVSFNYKQIEFAKFKREINIQNSQKFVRRFSALAELFNEHFKTLECETDSSFGRVRSRYLELVKIYHPDRHAGKSAKIQDEYRMKFEKIQNAYESLKPYFKEQEIFANAV; translated from the coding sequence ATGAATGTTAAACAGACATTAGAATCCTTAAGTATAGAAACAGCCGATAGTAAGCTATTTTGTGAGCTTCAAAGCGTTATGAAAAAGAATTTTTCTAAAACTCTTGGACACAAGGATAAGGTCATATCGTTTTATGATGAAAACGAGCTTGTTCAGCGAAGATATTTCTTTAAATTTATCAGCAAACTCTACGAAAAAGCTAATAATCAAGAGCTTGATATAAAATTTGCCGAGTATAAGACGATAAAACTTCTTTACAAACAACAAAATTCACTAAAAATCATCATCTCAGCAGAAGTAAAATTTGCAAAAAACAAAGTAAATTTTAGCTTTAAAAAGCCAAATAGCCTCTTTATAAGCTACATCGCGCAAAAATTCAAAAACTCAGAAATTTTTACAGACGAAAACCAAAAAAGCCTAACTATAATCATAAAAGATAGCACCGAAGCAAAAGGGCTTGATGAGCTATTTGAGAAAAACGAACACATGTATTTTTCAGTATCTTTTAACTACAAACAAATAGAATTTGCAAAATTTAAAAGAGAGATAAACATACAAAATTCGCAAAAATTTGTCCGAAGATTTTCGGCTTTAGCAGAGCTTTTTAACGAGCACTTTAAAACTCTTGAGTGCGAGACAGATAGCAGTTTTGGGCGAGTTAGAAGCAGATACCTTGAGCTTGTTAAGATCTATCATCCGGATCGTCATGCCGGCAAATCAGCCAAAATTCAAGATGAATACCGCATGAAATTTGAAAAAATTCAAAACGCTTATGAGAGCTTAAAGCCATATTTTAAAGAGCAAGAAATTTTTGCAAACGCCGTTTAA
- a CDS encoding PAS domain-containing protein: protein MQEEKQYFVKENDFIVSKTDTKGKITYCNEPFLEIVGARASDLLGKPHNIIRHPDMPRIVFKLLWDRIKSKREIFAFVKNKSFKGGYYWVFANVTASVDENGEIVGYHSVRRRPNMDGVKFIESIYKKLLEAEKTGGMEASGKLLDKILKESNVEYDELVHKLQRG from the coding sequence ATGCAAGAAGAGAAGCAGTATTTTGTCAAAGAGAATGATTTTATAGTTTCTAAAACGGATACAAAAGGAAAGATAACCTATTGTAATGAACCGTTTTTAGAAATAGTTGGAGCCAGAGCGAGTGATCTTTTAGGAAAGCCTCATAATATCATAAGGCATCCGGATATGCCTCGCATCGTTTTTAAGCTTTTATGGGATAGAATTAAGTCGAAAAGAGAGATTTTTGCATTTGTTAAGAATAAGAGTTTTAAAGGCGGATATTATTGGGTTTTTGCAAATGTAACTGCATCTGTGGATGAAAACGGTGAAATAGTGGGATATCACTCTGTGAGAAGAAGGCCCAATATGGATGGCGTAAAATTCATAGAAAGTATATATAAAAAGCTTTTAGAGGCTGAAAAAACAGGCGGAATGGAAGCTTCTGGTAAATTATTAGATAAAATTTTAAAAGAATCAAATGTAGAGTATGATGAATTAGTACATAAGCTCCAAAGAGGATAG
- a CDS encoding arginyltransferase codes for MIIPFSTLPSLCPYLKDRDSRMEYNYVSDCDFRLNDALTRRGFRRFGKYFSKPNCNECKECISIRVDALNFKFGRSARRTIAKNKGTKVYISSPIVDEAHLNLYRKYHKFMEQKREWKYYDLDFRKYYELYVAGHDEFGKEVSYYVDGKLIGVDLIDILSDGISAIYCYYDPDFAHLSLGKFSLYQQIYLARQNGLKWIYLGYYVKNCPSLAYKGEFKPYEELEEYVSMDNEPIWSALER; via the coding sequence ATGATAATCCCGTTTTCCACACTTCCAAGTCTATGCCCATACCTTAAGGATAGAGACTCAAGGATGGAGTATAACTATGTAAGCGATTGCGATTTTAGACTAAATGACGCGCTTACTAGGCGTGGATTTAGGCGATTTGGCAAGTATTTTTCCAAACCAAACTGCAATGAGTGCAAAGAGTGCATAAGCATAAGAGTTGACGCACTAAATTTTAAATTCGGCAGATCCGCTCGCAGAACTATCGCTAAAAACAAGGGCACAAAAGTCTATATATCAAGCCCTATAGTCGATGAAGCGCATCTAAATTTATACCGCAAATACCATAAATTTATGGAGCAAAAGCGCGAATGGAAGTATTATGATCTTGATTTTAGAAAATACTATGAACTCTATGTCGCGGGACACGATGAGTTTGGCAAAGAGGTTTCGTATTACGTAGATGGCAAGCTCATAGGAGTTGATCTGATCGATATTTTAAGTGACGGAATTTCGGCGATTTATTGTTATTATGATCCTGATTTTGCTCACTTATCGCTAGGAAAATTTTCTCTATATCAGCAAATTTACCTAGCCAGACAAAACGGCTTAAAGTGGATTTATCTTGGATATTACGTCAAAAACTGCCCTAGCCTAGCCTATAAGGGAGAATTTAAACCCTATGAAGAGCTAGAAGAGTATGTTAGCATGGATAATGAGCCTATCTGGAGTGCTTTGGAACGCTAA
- a CDS encoding acetyl-CoA carboxylase subunit A produces the protein MIHKILIANRGEIAVRIIRACKDLHIKNVAIYTKPDQDCLHVKVADEAYQIGIDPIKGYLDAKRIVEVAKACGADAIHPGYGFLSENYEFAKEVQDAGLIFIGPNADVIRKMGNKNIARYLMNKNGIPVVPGTEKLNNETMEDIKLFAEKIGYPVILKASGGGGGRGIRVVWKEEELESSFESCKREAKAFFNNDEVFMEKYVINPRHIEFQIVGDKYGNIIHLAERDCSIQRRHQKILEIAPSPSISENLRKSMGVTAVAAAKAVNYTNAGTVEFLLDDYNNFYFMEMNTRIQVEHGVTEEITGVDLIVMQIRIAAGDILHMQQSDVVTQGFAIEARITAEDAWQNFIPSPGRISGYYPALGPSVRVDSHLYKDYQIPPFYDSLLAKLIVRATSYDLAVNKLKRALDEFTIEGDVKTTIPFLLSISKERDFRRGFFDTSYVENKMPALLEKMKTKDNESNEEVIAAIAAAIQKVKDARKLKQQGNSDE, from the coding sequence GTGATACATAAAATTCTAATCGCCAACCGTGGCGAAATAGCCGTACGAATCATTCGTGCCTGCAAAGACCTACACATCAAAAACGTAGCCATATACACAAAGCCTGATCAGGATTGTCTGCATGTAAAAGTAGCTGATGAGGCATATCAAATCGGCATAGATCCGATCAAAGGATATCTTGACGCAAAACGTATCGTAGAGGTTGCTAAAGCCTGCGGAGCGGACGCTATACATCCGGGATACGGATTTTTAAGCGAGAACTACGAATTTGCAAAAGAGGTGCAAGACGCTGGGCTCATATTTATCGGTCCAAATGCGGACGTGATACGCAAAATGGGTAATAAAAACATAGCTCGCTATCTAATGAATAAAAACGGAATTCCCGTAGTTCCTGGCACTGAAAAGCTAAATAACGAAACCATGGAAGACATCAAGCTTTTTGCCGAAAAGATCGGCTATCCCGTTATATTAAAAGCAAGTGGGGGCGGGGGCGGAAGAGGAATTCGCGTCGTGTGGAAAGAAGAAGAGCTTGAAAGTAGCTTTGAAAGCTGCAAGCGCGAAGCTAAGGCGTTTTTTAATAACGATGAAGTATTTATGGAAAAGTATGTCATCAACCCGCGCCATATCGAATTTCAAATAGTAGGCGATAAATATGGCAACATCATTCACTTAGCCGAGCGTGACTGCTCTATCCAGCGCAGACATCAAAAAATTTTAGAGATTGCTCCAAGTCCAAGTATCAGCGAAAATTTGCGTAAAAGTATGGGTGTGACGGCGGTTGCGGCGGCAAAGGCGGTTAATTATACTAACGCCGGAACGGTTGAGTTTTTGCTTGATGATTATAACAACTTTTATTTTATGGAGATGAACACAAGAATTCAAGTTGAGCACGGCGTAACTGAAGAGATAACCGGAGTCGATCTAATCGTAATGCAGATAAGAATCGCAGCCGGCGACATCCTTCATATGCAACAAAGCGACGTCGTCACTCAAGGCTTTGCTATAGAAGCTCGTATCACGGCTGAGGACGCGTGGCAAAATTTCATCCCAAGCCCGGGGCGAATTTCAGGCTACTACCCTGCTCTTGGTCCTAGCGTGCGCGTAGATAGTCATCTTTACAAAGACTATCAAATTCCGCCGTTTTACGATAGTTTGCTTGCAAAACTTATCGTGCGTGCAACAAGCTACGATCTAGCGGTAAATAAGCTAAAACGCGCGCTAGATGAATTTACCATAGAAGGCGACGTAAAAACGACGATCCCATTTTTGCTAAGCATTAGCAAGGAACGCGACTTTAGGCGTGGATTTTTCGATACCTCTTATGTAGAAAACAAGATGCCAGCCCTGCTTGAAAAGATGAAGACGAAAGATAACGAGAGCAACGAAGAGGTCATTGCAGCGATTGCAGCGGCAATTCAAAAAGTAAAAGACGCTAGGAAATTAAAACAGCAAGGAAATTCAGATGAATGA
- a CDS encoding TPM domain-containing protein gives MKKILLILFTFLSLFASEISFPHLTGRVVDEANILSQTARENLTKILANHETNTTNQVVVVTLNSLEGQSIESYSLELARKWSIGQKDKNNGVLLVVAPNEKEIRIEVGYGLEGSLADATSHEIIQRVIIPKFKDGNLEQGILDGIDKILNFIDEDSSNDYVTDPKMDTFFGFTTIMIVGGFALLFIGVIFKFKFLKDIGLTSFMSAFAGVFSSSFLDIFLKTDTALVSFALLGAFFILIYPMVKKMNNSKKSRSRGGFSSSGFSSSSGGGSSGSSGGGFSGGGGGFGGGGASGRW, from the coding sequence ATGAAGAAAATTTTACTTATTTTATTCACTTTTTTATCTTTGTTTGCAAGTGAAATTTCATTCCCTCACCTCACCGGCAGAGTAGTCGATGAAGCAAATATACTAAGCCAAACAGCAAGAGAAAACTTAACTAAAATTCTTGCAAACCATGAAACAAATACAACAAATCAAGTAGTAGTAGTTACTTTAAATTCACTTGAAGGACAAAGTATAGAAAGCTACTCCTTAGAACTTGCAAGAAAGTGGTCCATAGGACAAAAAGATAAAAACAATGGAGTATTGTTAGTAGTAGCTCCAAATGAAAAGGAAATTCGCATAGAAGTAGGATATGGTTTAGAAGGATCATTAGCAGATGCTACAAGCCATGAGATAATACAAAGAGTAATCATCCCTAAATTTAAAGATGGAAATTTAGAACAAGGCATCTTAGATGGAATAGATAAGATACTAAACTTCATAGATGAAGATAGCAGTAATGATTATGTGACTGATCCTAAGATGGATACGTTTTTTGGCTTTACTACTATTATGATAGTCGGCGGCTTTGCCTTGCTTTTTATAGGTGTAATTTTTAAATTTAAGTTCTTAAAAGACATTGGTTTAACATCTTTTATGTCGGCTTTTGCAGGAGTGTTTTCGTCTTCTTTTTTGGATATCTTTTTAAAGACCGATACGGCTTTAGTCTCTTTTGCTCTGCTTGGAGCGTTTTTTATACTGATTTATCCTATGGTTAAAAAGATGAATAACTCCAAAAAAAGCAGATCTAGAGGCGGTTTTTCTAGCTCAGGTTTTAGCAGTTCAAGTGGTGGCGGCTCAAGCGGTTCTTCCGGCGGAGGCTTTAGCGGCGGAGGCGGAGGCTTTGGTGGAGGCGGAGCTAGCGGAAGATGGTAA
- a CDS encoding TPM domain-containing protein — MRKILFVLLAFMSLFSAEISLPEFTGRVVDEANILTKGTKDSLTATLEAHEKATTNQIVVVTLKSLHNYSIESYSLALARKWEIGQKDKDNGVLLVVAPNEKEVRIEVGYGLEGVLTDAASKSIIEKVIIPNFKSGDFEEGVLEGVARILDFTDEDASNDVVKEQAFVDNVLLAIAFLIASCSIFIFIGRLSGRRVIGDVGSSIVGSIMLGGFIGAIISAPIDPIIYKTLAILVSIVAVFPYVLKEIMNTPDEKLIYGWKEGVDSYKYFVESEGSSGSGASGGGGSFGGGGAGGKW, encoded by the coding sequence ATGAGAAAGATATTATTTGTTTTACTAGCTTTTATGTCACTCTTTTCGGCTGAAATTTCACTTCCTGAGTTTACGGGCAGGGTTGTGGATGAGGCAAATATACTAACCAAAGGCACAAAAGATAGCTTAACAGCGACACTTGAAGCCCACGAAAAAGCAACTACCAATCAAATCGTAGTCGTAACCCTAAAATCGCTTCACAACTACTCCATAGAAAGTTACTCTTTAGCGCTTGCAAGAAAATGGGAGATCGGGCAAAAGGATAAAGATAACGGAGTTTTGTTGGTAGTAGCTCCAAATGAAAAAGAAGTGCGCATAGAGGTTGGATACGGACTTGAGGGAGTTTTAACCGATGCCGCAAGCAAGAGTATAATAGAAAAGGTAATAATCCCGAATTTTAAAAGCGGTGATTTTGAAGAGGGAGTGTTAGAAGGCGTTGCCAGAATTTTAGACTTTACGGATGAAGATGCAAGCAACGATGTAGTAAAAGAGCAAGCATTTGTGGATAATGTTTTGCTGGCTATTGCCTTTTTGATAGCGTCTTGTTCTATTTTTATATTTATAGGTAGGCTAAGCGGACGCAGAGTTATAGGCGATGTGGGCTCTAGCATCGTTGGCTCGATTATGCTAGGAGGCTTTATCGGAGCTATTATCAGCGCACCGATAGATCCTATAATATATAAAACATTAGCCATTTTAGTAAGTATAGTAGCCGTTTTTCCTTATGTGCTAAAAGAGATTATGAATACACCTGATGAAAAATTAATATACGGCTGGAAAGAAGGAGTCGATAGCTATAAATACTTCGTTGAAAGCGAAGGCAGTAGCGGCAGTGGCGCTAGCGGTGGCGGCGGAAGCTTTGGTGGCGGCGGAGCCGGCGGTAAGTGGTAG
- a CDS encoding TPM domain-containing protein, giving the protein MKAKAVAAVALAVAAEALVAAEPAVSGRVSIKEVVVNKILISLMVVFSFAFTQANFPELSGAVIDKSGLLNEVARSDLSRKISEHESKYGNKLIVVAVKLKKEEYITSYAQNLAKHWNIDDKTAILVVSYDSRNYLNSRAIIVTNGDWLKGDSITSDIIEAKLSERNIDGAFKLGVIKTLEFMDDDKSNDYTTHPYEDATIAILAISVFGGLLLWIVSHKFNLFFLIQVGMSSVLSGMLTVFLMKALPYGMPSFLFFGIVFVFTLLTMRIDMREDGSRYVNLGFLNSLFGIKKAKEA; this is encoded by the coding sequence TTGAAAGCGAAGGCAGTAGCGGCAGTGGCGCTAGCGGTGGCGGCGGAAGCTTTGGTGGCGGCGGAGCCGGCGGTAAGTGGTAGAGTTAGTATAAAAGAGGTTGTTGTGAATAAAATTTTGATATCTTTAATGGTTGTTTTTAGCTTTGCCTTTACTCAAGCAAATTTCCCCGAGCTTTCAGGCGCTGTCATAGATAAATCAGGTCTGTTAAATGAAGTTGCTAGGAGCGATCTTAGCAGGAAGATAAGTGAGCATGAGTCTAAATACGGCAACAAACTCATAGTGGTTGCGGTAAAACTAAAAAAAGAAGAGTACATCACTTCTTACGCTCAAAATCTTGCAAAACACTGGAATATAGACGACAAGACAGCTATTTTAGTTGTATCTTACGACTCGCGAAACTATCTAAATTCAAGAGCGATTATAGTTACGAATGGCGACTGGCTTAAAGGCGATTCGATAACATCAGATATTATAGAGGCTAAACTGAGCGAAAGAAATATCGACGGCGCTTTCAAGCTAGGAGTTATCAAGACTTTAGAATTTATGGATGATGATAAGAGCAATGACTACACAACCCATCCTTATGAAGATGCCACTATAGCCATACTTGCGATATCGGTATTTGGAGGGCTTCTTTTGTGGATTGTGAGTCATAAGTTTAATCTGTTTTTTTTGATTCAAGTCGGTATGTCTTCTGTGCTCTCAGGCATGCTAACTGTGTTTTTAATGAAAGCCTTGCCTTATGGCATGCCTTCTTTTCTATTTTTTGGCATTGTCTTTGTATTTACACTTTTAACTATGCGTATAGATATGAGGGAGGATGGCAGCAGATACGTAAATTTGGGCTTTTTAAACTCTTTGTTTGGTATAAAGAAGGCAAAAGAGGCTTAA